The DNA sequence GGAGGAACAGCCATGACAGCGACCGACCCCGCACTCACCGCGCTGGCCCAGGGCTGGTGCGCGCTCTCCCTGCTCCACGGGAAGATCGAGTCCCATGTGGAGCGGGCGCTCCAGGCCAAGCACGGCCTGAGCGTGCGGGAGTACAGCCTGCTCGACGTGCTCAGCCGCCAGCACGACGGCGAAGGCGGCCATCTGCAGATGAAGCAGGTCGCCGATGCCGTGGTCCTCAGCCAGAGCGCCACCACGCGCCTGGTCACCCGCCTTGAGGACCGCGGTCTCCTCTCGCGCTATCTGTGCCCGACTGACCGGCGCGGCATCTACACGAACGTCAGCGAGAGCGGCTTTCAGCTCCTCGCCGAGGCGCGGCCCACCAACGACACGGCCCTGCGCGAGGCCCTGGACGAGGCCGCGCGGAACCCCGAGCTCGCCCCGCTGGTCAGGGTCGTCGAAACGGCGCGCGTGCCCGCGTGAGACACGGGCCCCCGGACCGGGCTCGAAGGAGCACGCGAGGCCACCGCAGACCCCAACGGCTCACGCAGGGGCCTGCGCATAGGCTGCGGCCATGGGAGATCTTGAGATACGACCTGCCGTCACCGATGACATCCCCGCGATCGTGGCCATGCTGGCGGACGATCCCCTGGGCGCCCAGCGCGAGTCACTGGACGACCTCAGCCCGTACTTCCCCGCCTTCCAGCGGCTCGCCGAGGACCCGAACCAGCATCTGGTCGTCGCCGTCCGCGAAGGCCGTGTGGTCGGCACGCTCCAGCTCACGATCATTCCGGGCCTGTCCCGGAAGGGCGCCACGCGGTCGATCATCGAGGCCGTGCGGGTGCACGCAGAGGAGCGGGGCAGCGGCCTCGGCACCCGGTTCATCGAGTGGGCCGTCGATGAATCCCGGCGCCAGGGCTGCCAGTTGGTGCAGCTGACCTCGGACGCCACCCGCACCGACGCGCATCGCTTCTACGAGCGCCTGGGGTTCACGGCCTCGCACGTGGGCTTCAAGCTCCAGCTCTGAAGCGGGTGGCGAAACTCCTGAGCGGCCGCTGACGGGGCTTCTGAACGCGGAACGCGGCGTCTGACGCGGCGTCTGCCACCGGCTACTGCCCCGGCTTCGAACGCGGCTTCTGACGTGCGAGGCGAAGCGCACCAGGGTGCCCTGCTGCCCTGTTTCACGTGAAACAGGGCAGCAGCCCGGTCCTTGCCTCTCCCGGCCTATGCGAGGCCCCGCCACCCCTCCGGGTCCACCCCGCCGGGCACCGGCGCCTTCGCGTCGTACGGCTCTCGCGTAAAGACGAACGATCCCAGGTCGAGGTGGCTCACCGAGCCGTCCGGCCGTCGGACGGCTCGCAGGAGCTCCCCCGCGTAGTACCCGTCGAGCCCGGTCCATGTCCCGTCCCCGTTCGGCCGGAACCGCGAGCCACGGCCGCCGCCCGCCAGCGGGCCCAGCTGGACCGCGCCATCTGCCGCGAGGCGCAGCACCTGCGTGCTCGTCCCCCAATGCCAGGGCCCGGTCAGCTCCAGCACGGACGGGTCGACCTCGGGCAGCGGCCGCCACGGCTCGGGGATGCGCGGCTCCGCCTCCGCCACGATCCGTACGAGCTCAGCCGCCACCGTGGCCACCGGGAGCCCGGAGGTGCAGTTGGCGAGGACCACGGCCGCGACATCGTCCTCTTCGCAGGTCCAGAGGCTGGCGACGAAGCCCGGCAGCGAACCCGTGTGACCGATGAGCGCGCCGCCGCTGAACCGCACGATGCTGACGCCGAGCCCGTACGTCTGCTCCGTGTCACCGAGCTCCGCGACCGCCGCCGGCGCCTTCATCTCCCGGACCGAGTCGAGACAGAGCACACGGTCATCGCCGCGCATCAGGAACACGGCGAAGCGCGCCAGATCAGCCGTCGTCGACCACAGCTGCCCGGCGGGAGCCATCAGACCCAAGTCCTCCACGGGCTCGGGCAGCAGCACATCGGCCCACGGATGCACAGCCCAGCCGCCCGCGCTCGGAGCCATCGGCTGCCCACTCGTACGGTTCAGGCCGAGCGGCTCCAAGACCTCCCTGCGCAGCACGTCCTCCCACGGCGCACCACGCAGCGCCTCGATCAGCGAACCCAGCAGTGTGTAGCCGGGGTTGGAGTAGTGGAATCGGCGCCCGACAGGATGCTTGAAGGGCTGCTCCCCGAGGACGTCACTCAGCTCGGGTCGCAGTGACGCGGGGCTGCGCTCCCACCACTGCCCCGGCGTCTCGGCCGCGAGACCGCCCCGGTGCGACAGGAGTTCGGCGATGGTGACCTCACCGACGCCAGTACCCGGCAGATGCTTCTCCAGGGGATCGGCGAGATCGAGCACACCCTCGTCGCGCAGCCGCATCACCAGGACGGCGGTGAACGTCTTGGTGATCGATCCAATGCGGTACTGGACGTTCTCGTCCGGCCCATGGCCATCGACCGAGGTACGGCTCCCCGTCCACACCAGCTCGCCTCCGCGTACGACGGCAGCGACCAGGGACGGTGCTCGCCCCTCCGTCTGAGCAGTGGCAATCCGATGCGTCAGGGCCCGTCGGGTAGCGGGAAGCAGCTCTTCGTTAGTCATGGGGACAGTTCATACGGGCGCGTCCCCGGGCGTCGAGTCCATTACGAACGCGTCCCTGACCACCGGGACGCCGTCAGTCCGCATCCGGCCTGACCACGCCATGTTTCACGTGAAACTTCCCCCCTTGCGCACGAGCTGCTGAGCCGGAAAGGGTGGTCCTCCTGCTGGCGAGACACGATCGGAGAGCACCGCCGATGGACAGGCTGGCGACGTACGAGGAGAACCGTGCGCGGTTGTTCGGCCTCGCCTACCGGCTGCTCGGCGAGGCCGCCGAAGCCGAGGACGTGCTCCAGGACGCCTATGTGCGCTGGGCGGACAGCGGTCCGGTGGAGGTTCCCGCGGCGTGGCTGACCAAGGTGGTGACCAACCTCTGTCTGAACCGGCTGAGTTCGGCACGCGCGCGCCGTGAAAGCTATGTGGGGCCGTGGCTGCCCGAGCCGGTCTTCACCGACGGCGGGCAACTGGGCCCGTTGGAGACGGTCGAGCAGCGCGACTCGGTGTCGGTCGGACTGCTCGTCCTCCTGGAGCGGCTGACACCTGCCGAGCGCGCGGCGTTCGTCCTGCGTGAGGCCTTCGGCTATCCGCACGCGGACATCGCCGAGGTCCTGGACGTACCGGAGACACGAGTGCGCCAGTTGTACCGACGGGCTCGCGAGCACGTGCAGCAGCCACGTCGACGGTTCGTCGCGGATCCGGAGCACCGTGTGGAGATCGTGCGCCGGTTCCTGGCCGCCGCGGCGGAAGGGGACGTGGCAGGTCTCGAACAGTTGCTCGCCAAGGACGTCGTGGCGTGGGCGGACGGCGGCGGCCAGGTCTCGGCCGCGCGCCGTCCGGTCGCCGGGGCGGACAAGGTCGCCCGTCTGCTGATCGGCATCGCCGCGCACCCGCGGGCGGCCGGTGCGGCCCTGGATGTCCGTACGGTCAACGGCGGACCGGCGATCGTGGCGCATCTGGCGGGCGAGCTGATCGCCGTGCTGCATCTGGAGATCGAGAACGGCCTCGTGACGGCCGTGCGCAACGTGGTCAACCCGGCCAAGCTCGCCTTCGCGTCGGCCCAGCCCGTGTGACCGCCCGCCCCAACGTGTGTGACTCACGTCTCGCCGGCACATGTCACGGATCGGCACCCCCGTCCGGTCAACTCTTCGACGCCCCATCGTCGGCAGGCGTCGGAGGGAGAACGTCATGGCAACGCGCATCGTGGTGCTGGGAGCGGGCTACGCGGGCGTGGTCGCGGCCAAGTCGATCGCCAAGCAGCCCGGCACCCGGGTCACCTTGGTGAACGCGAGCGATCTGTTCGTCGAGCGGGTGCGGATGCACCAGGTCGCGGTGGGCCAGCCGGTGCGGCAGCGTCCGATCGCCGAGCTGCTCACGGGCTCGCCGGTGGAGTTCGTCGTCGACCGTGTCGTCGCCCTCGACACCGAACGCCGTGAGGTCGTCCTGGCCGAGGGCGCGCCCCTCGTCTACGACACGCTGGTCTACGCGCTGGGCAGCCGCGCCGCCCACGACGCCGTGCCGGGAGCGGCCGAGCACGCGTACCCGCTGGCCGTCGCCGAGGACGCCGACCGCCTGCGCGCGCGGCTGACCGCGGGCGGCAGCGTGACGGTCGTCGGCGGCGGCCTGACCGGCATCGAGGCAGCGGCCGAACTGGCCGAGACGCAGCCGGAGTTGAAGGTGCGCCTTGTCACCGGCGGCGCGTTCGGCGCGGCGCTCTCCGAGCGGGGCCGACTCCATCTGCGGCGCGTCTTCGCCCGGCTCGGCGTAGAGGTACAGGACCACGCCAGGGTCGCCGAGGTCCGCGCGGACGGCGTGCTCCTCGCCGACGGGGTACTGCTGCCCGCGGACACGGTGGTGTGGACGACAGGCTTCCGTGTGCCGGAGATCGCACGCGAGGCCGGGATCGCGTGCGACGACCACGGCCGCATGCTCGTCGACGCGACGCTGCGCTCGGTCTCGCACCCGGACGTCTACGCCATCGGCGACGCGGCCGCGGCCCGTCGGCAGGACGGGCAGGAACTGCGCATGGCCTGCGCCACCGGCCTGCCGGCGGCGGCCCACGTGGCGCAGTCGATCAGCGACCGCCTGGCGGGCCGGACCCCGCGCCCGCTGCGGTTCCGGTACGTCAACCAGTGCGTCAGCCTGGGCCGCCGCGACGGCCTCATCCAGTTCGTACGGGACGACGACAGCGCGGTCGAACGCGTGCTCACCGGCCGCGTCGCCGCCTGGTACAAGGAGTTCGTCGTCCGCGGCGCCCTGTCGGCCCAGCGCCATCCGGGCCTCGTGAAGCTGACCCCGCGCGGGCGCAAGGAGGCCTAGCCCGGCAGGCGCGTACCGCGGCCCTGTAGGGTCTCGCCGCCGATGGCATGTCGATCTTCTGCGACCTGCTGGTTCTCTGCTGTCTCACCGCGGCATCACCCGAGATCGGTCTCAGGTCGCGCACCGATGAGTTTCCCGCGCCGCGTCGGTCTGTACGCGTGAGACCGACTCACGGAAGGCTGGCGCCATGCGGAAATTGATCTACGGCATGAACCTGAGCCTGGACGGCTACATCGCCGCGCCCGGCGACGACATCGGCTGGAGCGTGCCGAGCGACGAGCTGTTCCAGTTCTGGTCCGACCAGTTGCAGGCGACCGACCTGACGCTGTACGGACGCAAGCTGTGGCAGACGATGAGCTCGTACTGGCCGACCGGCGACCAGCAGCCCAACGCGACCCCGGCGGAGATCGAGTTCGCACGCCGCTGGCGGGACATGTCGAAGGTGGTGTTCTCCTCGACGATCGACAAGGTCGACTGGAACACCCGCCTGGTCACCGGCGACGCGGTCGCCGAGATCGCCCGGCTCAAGGCCGAGGACGGCGGCCCGATGGACATCGGCGGCGCGACGCTCGCCGGGGCTGCCATGCGGGCCGGGCTGATCGACGAGTACGTGCTGGCCACCGCGCCGGTCCTGGTGGGCGGCGGCACGCCGTTCTTCACCGCGCTGGACAGCTGGGTGAACCTGAACCTGGTGGAGACGCGGACTCTTCCGTGCGGCGTGATCCTGACGAGGTACGAGACGAGGCGCTGAGAGCCCATCCGAGACCCTGCACACCCTGGGCCTACGTCTGCGCCATGTCCACGAAGCGCGAGTAGTGGCCCTGGAAGGCGACGGTGATCGTCGCCGTGGGGCCGTTACGGTGCTTGCCGACGATGATGTCCGCCTCGCCCGCGCGCGGTGACTCCTTCTCGTACGCGTCCTCGCGGTGCAGCAGGATGACCATGTCGGCGTCCTGCTCGATGGAGCCGGATTCACGCAGGTCGGAGACCTGGGGCTTCTTGTCCGTGCGCTGCTCGGGGCCACGGTTCAGCTGCGAGAGCGCGATGACCGGGACCTCCAGCTCCTTGGCGAGCAGCTTCAGGTTTCGCGACATGTCCGAGACCTCCTGCTGGCGGCTCTCGGCGCGCTTCGAACCACCGGACTGCATCAGCTGGAGATAGTCGATGATCACGAGCTTGATGTCGCTGCGCTGCTTGAGGCGGCGGCACTTCGCACGGATCTCCATCATCGACAGGTTCGGGGAGTCGTCGATGTAGAGCGGGGCCGCCGACACCTCGGGCATCCGCCGGGCGAGCCGGGTCCAGTCCTCGTCCGTCATCGTGCCGGACCGCATGTGGTGCAGCGCCACGCGCGCCTCCGCGGACAGCAGACGCATCGCGATCTCGTTGCGCCCCATTTCCAGGGAGAAGATCACGCTGGGCAGGTTGTGCTTGATGGAGGCGGCGCGCGCGAAGTCGAGGGCCAGCGTGGACTTACCCATGGCGGGGCGGGCCGCGATGACGATCATCTGGCCGGGGTGCAGACCGTTGGTGAGCGAGTCGAAGTCGGTGAAGCCCGTCGGCA is a window from the Streptomyces spectabilis genome containing:
- a CDS encoding MarR family winged helix-turn-helix transcriptional regulator, with the protein product MTATDPALTALAQGWCALSLLHGKIESHVERALQAKHGLSVREYSLLDVLSRQHDGEGGHLQMKQVADAVVLSQSATTRLVTRLEDRGLLSRYLCPTDRRGIYTNVSESGFQLLAEARPTNDTALREALDEAARNPELAPLVRVVETARVPA
- a CDS encoding serine hydrolase domain-containing protein; translated protein: MTNEELLPATRRALTHRIATAQTEGRAPSLVAAVVRGGELVWTGSRTSVDGHGPDENVQYRIGSITKTFTAVLVMRLRDEGVLDLADPLEKHLPGTGVGEVTIAELLSHRGGLAAETPGQWWERSPASLRPELSDVLGEQPFKHPVGRRFHYSNPGYTLLGSLIEALRGAPWEDVLRREVLEPLGLNRTSGQPMAPSAGGWAVHPWADVLLPEPVEDLGLMAPAGQLWSTTADLARFAVFLMRGDDRVLCLDSVREMKAPAAVAELGDTEQTYGLGVSIVRFSGGALIGHTGSLPGFVASLWTCEEDDVAAVVLANCTSGLPVATVAAELVRIVAEAEPRIPEPWRPLPEVDPSVLELTGPWHWGTSTQVLRLAADGAVQLGPLAGGGRGSRFRPNGDGTWTGLDGYYAGELLRAVRRPDGSVSHLDLGSFVFTREPYDAKAPVPGGVDPEGWRGLA
- a CDS encoding RNA polymerase sigma-70 factor, producing the protein MDRLATYEENRARLFGLAYRLLGEAAEAEDVLQDAYVRWADSGPVEVPAAWLTKVVTNLCLNRLSSARARRESYVGPWLPEPVFTDGGQLGPLETVEQRDSVSVGLLVLLERLTPAERAAFVLREAFGYPHADIAEVLDVPETRVRQLYRRAREHVQQPRRRFVADPEHRVEIVRRFLAAAAEGDVAGLEQLLAKDVVAWADGGGQVSAARRPVAGADKVARLLIGIAAHPRAAGAALDVRTVNGGPAIVAHLAGELIAVLHLEIENGLVTAVRNVVNPAKLAFASAQPV
- a CDS encoding GNAT family N-acetyltransferase; translated protein: MGDLEIRPAVTDDIPAIVAMLADDPLGAQRESLDDLSPYFPAFQRLAEDPNQHLVVAVREGRVVGTLQLTIIPGLSRKGATRSIIEAVRVHAEERGSGLGTRFIEWAVDESRRQGCQLVQLTSDATRTDAHRFYERLGFTASHVGFKLQL
- a CDS encoding dihydrofolate reductase family protein, producing MRKLIYGMNLSLDGYIAAPGDDIGWSVPSDELFQFWSDQLQATDLTLYGRKLWQTMSSYWPTGDQQPNATPAEIEFARRWRDMSKVVFSSTIDKVDWNTRLVTGDAVAEIARLKAEDGGPMDIGGATLAGAAMRAGLIDEYVLATAPVLVGGGTPFFTALDSWVNLNLVETRTLPCGVILTRYETRR
- a CDS encoding NAD(P)/FAD-dependent oxidoreductase, whose amino-acid sequence is MATRIVVLGAGYAGVVAAKSIAKQPGTRVTLVNASDLFVERVRMHQVAVGQPVRQRPIAELLTGSPVEFVVDRVVALDTERREVVLAEGAPLVYDTLVYALGSRAAHDAVPGAAEHAYPLAVAEDADRLRARLTAGGSVTVVGGGLTGIEAAAELAETQPELKVRLVTGGAFGAALSERGRLHLRRVFARLGVEVQDHARVAEVRADGVLLADGVLLPADTVVWTTGFRVPEIAREAGIACDDHGRMLVDATLRSVSHPDVYAIGDAAAARRQDGQELRMACATGLPAAAHVAQSISDRLAGRTPRPLRFRYVNQCVSLGRRDGLIQFVRDDDSAVERVLTGRVAAWYKEFVVRGALSAQRHPGLVKLTPRGRKEA
- the dnaB gene encoding replicative DNA helicase, coding for MSISEPLDDPWADSGPGDRLPASRPRRDGGRGREEQHERGWDGGSSSFERVPPQDLDAEQSVLGGMLLSKDAIADVVEVLKGHDFYRPAHETIYTAILDLYAKGEPADPITVAAELTKRGEITKVGGPSYLHSLVQTVPTAANAEYYAEIVHERAVLRRLVEAGTRITQMGYAADGDVDEIVNSAQAEIYAVTEQRTSEDYLPLGDIMEGALDEIEAIGSRSGEMTGVPTGFTDFDSLTNGLHPGQMIVIAARPAMGKSTLALDFARAASIKHNLPSVIFSLEMGRNEIAMRLLSAEARVALHHMRSGTMTDEDWTRLARRMPEVSAAPLYIDDSPNLSMMEIRAKCRRLKQRSDIKLVIIDYLQLMQSGGSKRAESRQQEVSDMSRNLKLLAKELEVPVIALSQLNRGPEQRTDKKPQVSDLRESGSIEQDADMVILLHREDAYEKESPRAGEADIIVGKHRNGPTATITVAFQGHYSRFVDMAQT